TTCCATCACCCTACTTTCCTCCCATTTCAGTATTTAACTTCTATATTTCTTATCAAATAGTCTTAAGTTCATATCATTTTTTTCACTGTTTCAGCACAAAGAGGAGTCCCAGTTTCTGGGAAGGTGAATTGTACCCTCCACAAGTAGCGGAGACTATGTCTCTTGACTCTCTTCCCCACTCAATTTGGACAGGTTGTAGTCTACCCCTTCTGGGCCTCCCTTTCTCCTAATGTTTTTTTTCAGATCTTACCCCCAATTTTTATCTAATTCACTCTCTGCGTTCCTTCCAACTTCAGACTGGCTCCCCTAAAATCTACCTTCCAATTTAACCTGACTCCCTCGTAAGATTCCTCCTACCTACAATAACCTTTCTAGACTTCTCTTCTTTCAAAACCTTTATTATTTGCTATAGAGTCATTTCCAGTTCATAGTGactcatggatatactttctccagaacatcctgtcctctgccatagtccacaacctttctaatggttcttccattatcgttgttatggtctctatccatctagttgccagtctgcctcttccaccttttccctggactcttcctagcattagtgtcttctccagagaattaatcctcctgattatgtgtccaaaatatgttaatctaagtcgagtcatttggccttcaaaCCTAGAAAAGCTAATAATGATTGTTTTTTCCTACTTGACCTCAGTAAGCACAGGCTAATTCCCTTTCACTTTCCCTCTTTGGGTGTCTAATACTCCACTGCCAGTGTATCACTTTTTCACCACCCTCCTAACCACCACTCCCACCGTCACCACCCTGGTTCTATGCCATGATACTTGGACCACTGTGGCCCCATGAACTACTGAAACAGCCATCCTACTGGGCTTCCTGCCTCCAGCAGTTCTttctttcagtccatacttcaaatAGCATTTTGGATCATCATTTCAAAATGGTCATTGGAAAACaatttccctcctcaaaactctcccatAACCACCTGTTTGTTCTTGCAAAAAACAAAATCTTCTATCCAGTGTTTCAAAGCTCTCCCATATCTGACTCCTTCTTAGCTTTCTGCTCCTTTCTCTTGTTACACTCCAGCTTACTCGCGTTATACCCATACAGTCCAAGGAAATCTTCTAACTGCTTGTCGGCCACTAGTCCAATCCATTGCTCGTGTCACCTCCTCTTGACTGAAACACTGTTCCTAAAGGACTGCACCAAACCATGGCCTTCCCCTTCTTCATCGTCTTCCTTAAAAGTCAGTCCCTCCAAAAGACATActgaatgctaactttctcagttATTTCACATTTTCCCAACTaccacccctcagcactttttcACTATTTCACAGCACTGATACAACCAGAACCACCCATACTACTTCTGTTCCTATTAATTTAGATACTGTAAATGCTTTTCAAAATATCTGTCTTTCCAGTTTCTTCTTCCTCATGTGTGTAAGGCTATTTGTGTCTTTctacccccattagagtgtaagctgctTGAGAATAGGGAATGTATGCTTGCTTCTGTTGGATTCTGCTTAGTAAAAtgaattgcacacagtaataataataatgatggtgacatttgttaagcacttactatgtgcaaagcagtgttctaagcgcaggggaggatacaaagtgatcagattgtcccgcgtggggctcacagtcttaatccccattttacagatgaggtaactgaggcgcagagaagttaagtgacttgcccaaaaccacacagctgacaagcggtggagctgggattagaactcctgacctctgactcccaagcccgggctctttccactgagctatgctgcttctctaggcggcCAGTTAGGTGGATTGAAGTCATTCCATCGACCACTTCAGCAactacgtatttatttattgatttgttCATTTCTAGTGAGGAACATGAAAAAGAAGTAAAAGATGCAATCCCATTCCTTGAGGTGCTTACAAACGTAGAGGGATGCAGTAAACATAAATTGATTACTGTACCATAAATGGTAGTGAGAGAATAGAAATCAAGAATTACACAAGGGCAATATGAATTCATTATCCCAAGTTTAAAGAATTTGGTGAATAACTTtggcaattaacaaatacaaagCATCAAGGTATTTGGTGTGATAATATTTAATACCATTAGAATCTTTGTTCCCATTTTTCTGAGTTTTCTTTCTACTTCTCAATTATGTATTCAATTTATAGTCCGTGCACACATTGATGTCTCAATACAagtggatgataatgatgatgatgacaaattagCTGTGATTCTGATTCAATTAAGATCTTTCACCAGCTAGTTCAATATTCAGCTGTCTTCCAATCTCCTCACATGGGGAAAgctatttttttttgaaaaggcaATTGTTTCTTCcttagctctcagtaaataatctTGTCAACAACACATATGTTAATAATGAATGCAATGCGACAAAATACATCTTTAATCCTCAAATCTTTATTTATTGTCAAGCCATAAAATACAtttggaacatcatcatcattattattattattattacaaatcatatttgttgagcacttactgtatgcaaagcactgtactaagcacttgggagagtacagtgtagcatcagacacattctctgccccaacaagctcacagtctagactggatgtggtttagtggaaagagcatggcctggggagtcagaggatgtgagttctaataccggctctgccacttgtatgctgtgtgaccttgggcaagtcacttaacttctttgtagttgagttacctcatctgtaaaatgggaattaaaagtgtgagccccacatgggacaacctgattgcacagtatctatcccagcacttagatcagtgcttggcacacagtatggactaaataaataccataattattagttattattattattattgtatgtagtGTCCCATGAAAAAGGACTCATGTCTCATGTTTTTATATTAGTCATTAGTCACCAATTAGTCATTGGCACAGCAATATGTTGAATATCTTATAGCTGTAAAATGTAGTATCTTTATATATACCTACATCAATACATATTCTTTTTTTGCCTATTTGTACCCCACTTAAATGCTGGGTGTGAGCGTTACTACTTCACAAATGTATAAGGATTTCAAAGAAAGCACTTTGTCAGGCATCGCACCATTATGCCATGTTTCATTTTTAGTCCTATCATAATAAgttattttctccctctcacttgtcAAAATCACCCATGGAAGTAATTTTTTCAAGTCATGACTTTCTTCAAGGCCTCCTTcacatctttgttcctcaggctgtatatCAGCGGATTCAACATGGAAATTACCAAGGTGTAAAATACGGCCACTACTTTCTCCTGATCCAGAGAATGCAGAGATGTTGGCTGGACGTAGCTAAAGCTAGCTGAGCTGTAAAACAAGGTCACGGCTGTCAGATGGGAGGCACAAGTGGAAaaagctttctgtctcccctcagtAGAGGGGACCCTCAGTATGGTAGCCACGATGAagacgtaggagatgatgatgaacagaAAGGTGATGATAGCTAGAATCCCAGAGAGGGTGAAAAGGAGGATCTCATTAATACGAGTATCAGCACAGGAGAGCTTCAGCAGCGGAGGAACATCACAAAAGTAATGGTTCACAACACTGGGGCCGCAGAAAGGCAATCTCAGCAAGCTCCCTGTGTGTGACAGTGAGTTTATGATTCCTCCGAGATAGGACCCAACCACAAGATTGACAGAGAGCTTCTTGGTCACAATGATGTTGTAAAGCAGTGGGTTGCAGATTGCCATGTATCGATCAAATGCCATGACAGCCAGCAGGATGCTCTCGGAGGATACATACATGATGAAGAGGAAACACTGAGCAATGCATCCGGCAAAGGAAATGGTTTTAGTCTCTGACAAGTAATTTACCAACATTTTTGGAGCAAAGACTGTGGCATAACAAAGATCTAAGAAGGACAAGttactgaggaaaaagtacatagtGGTTTGAAGGCGGGAATCAACCTGGATTAAAATAATCATTCCAATATTCCCTACCAATGTAACAAAATAGATAGCTAGGAAGAGCATAAAAAGAGGGACTTGAAGCTCTGGACGATCTGTCAATCCCACAAGAATGAATTCAGTAACTGTAGTGTGATTTCCTACAGCCATTTAACATATTAGTCAGTTAGAAAATCCCTTATATTTTTACAAACCCCTACAATAGAAAGATGTATCATTAACATTTATAGACAGTTACAGATAAATTGCTTgtgaaatacatatatatatatatatgtatatatgcatatatacacatatgtatacatatatatctaccgAGGGAGTCTTTTAAAGACATTCACATTAAAAACTCCTtagttttgttttcctttcaccCATCTCTTTGTCTTTATTCATTTGATCCTCACTGTTCTCCTTTCAAGCAGTTATGCTAGATTTAAACTATTTTTATCCAACATTTTGGAGAAGTCTACTACTTCATTCTTCAGGGTTGAAATTCAGATTATCCATCCTTGTCCCCCGTACTTTTGTTCTTGAAACTGGAAGCATGACATCAAAATGTTCATCTAAAAGTCTAAATATCAGATGGGTTTAATTTTCCAGGGGCATAagggcaaacagaaactcctgatagTCCACGATTTCCTTTTTAATGCTAAAAGACAAAAAAAGGAGTCTATAAACTGGTCAAAATGGTAAAGATGAAAGCAGTTCATTTTTCAGGGACTAAAtgtattaaaagaaataaatgtcaAATTTAACTTGGCTCTCAAATTTGGAGGAGAGTTGAAGAGCAAATGAAGTTCTGTGGAAGAGATTCTAAGTTTTGATAGGTTTGTCTCAGACTACCCCAAGTTTGAAATTTATACATCTTTCTAACAAAATAGAGGGCACtcaaccacttaaaaaaaatgtttgttcAAAAGCTTAAAAGAAGATTTTAAGTGTCCTAATAAAACCAAAAAATCCAGTGGGCAAAATTGGATCACATTAATAGAGGTTTTAAAAAATTCAAATGAGTTGTACTATGTCAAAAACTGGCAAATGTAAAGTGATAATGATCAGGACTCGTGATTTGTCTTGTCCACTGAATCACTGTAATAAGTTTATTTCTAAAGCTTATTTAAGGTTGCTTATAAGTAACAAAATATGACTTGGCTTAAAACAAAATTGGCaacaagtattgttctaagtaaATTAGAAATCTGTTCTTGAGCAAATTTCCCAGAAACGTTTGCTTAGAAAGAAATCTGAGTCAGTGACCCTATCCTCACTTCAGATGTCTGAAAAATGGAAGTTCTGGCTCTGTTCTAACCAGTCCAGGGCGCACATTCACCTTAATAGGAAACAAATATTTTGAAATATTTGTAAAAACAATTGACCTGACTTTATAGATGTAAAATAGAAGTTTCTTAATAAGAACAGAGAACCAGAACTGGAATTTACCTTTAAATATCCATGGCtttcataaaaataatagtattgttaaggAATTTGTATATCACAAGCATTATATGAAGTAATCAAGTTGGTACAGTCTCaatcctaagtggggctcacggtctaaggagagaCATGCACTAAAATAAAATTCAGGTAGGactgagtaatagtaataatgatgatggtgtttgttaagcacttactatgtgccaagcactgttctaagtgctagggtagatacacaagctaatcaggttgtaccacttggggctcacagtcttaatcctcattttaaagatgaggtaactgaggcacagagaagtgaagtgacctgcccaaagtcacacagttgacaagtgggagagatgggattagaacccacgacctctggctcccaaggctctgactctctttccactaagccaagtacaTGAATTATGGTACATAAATACTCTGATGAGTCCTTAAAGGcctggatgatgcagaaggactGATGTGACAGGGAAGTAGAAAATAGGGTGATTAGCAATTGGTTGGTGAAGGCCTCCAAAaagatgaatgaattaaccatCCAGATCAGATgatcttttctttttctaaagaTCTCCACAGATGAGAAATAACATAACTTTCTGGGTTTGCCTGCTTCAGAGGTGTATCCTGACAATCAAAATGACTTACAAGTTAGAATGTTTTTTCTCAACATTGATGCAAGGGTTTCAAGTGTTGGGTTATTCATTCTGGAGCATCATAAACGAATGGCTCTAATTGTGAACTTTACACATTTCCTTCTTGTACCTTTGTTCTAAAATGCTAAACGCTAATGATTGCTGATTTCTGCTCAAATTCAGATCACCATCTATAAATTATAAAAGAAATTTTATTTCTAAACTTGTTTGtatttcttcttctccacttAGAATCAGACGTACACCAACTCTCAAGTTTCTGATCTGAGCACTCTAAAccttaaaatacatttttttttagcaGTTTCACAGGCAAGTGAAAGTGTTgtggatcagcgcttagaacagtgttttgcacatagtaagtgcttaataaatgccattattattattataaatggacaGAGGTCTTCAAAACTTTAGAACTTGGTGAACTGTAGaggtctagaatcaatcagtcaatggtatttattaagcatttactatgcacaaagtactgtactaagcacttgggatagtacaatacaacagagttggtagacacacactgcccacaaggaacttagtctagagggagagatggacattaaaatacagtATGAATATGAAATGAATATGAACGTGTGATAAGGGCCTGAGGATGAGGtggatatcaagtgtttaaaaacTATGGCCTGTAGGCCTCTAAGAAAATCTctgttcaataaataaggttgtaCTTATAGAAAAGTGAAGGCAATTGATTTTAAAGCAACCTCTAAAATATTTCTTTCCCCTTTAGCATAAAGCTATTTGGATTGAAGGAaaattgaaacaaaaaaaaatgatgagtGTTGGCATAGCAAATCACAGATCTCTCATAAAGGCCCCAAATAAGTGAAGTTTAAGCATAGAGCCATGTTTTACCGAAACACTGAAATATTTGCATTTTAATAGCTATTACAATAGTAAAATAATTTTTGAAAACTACCATCTATTGATGTAACAACTGGCAAGATAAAATCAGAAATCTCTCAATTGCGCTTATCTTCAATCAGTAGTTATTCATCCTGTGGTCAAGTACAGAAAGGCAGTAATGAATTTGAAAAATGTAAATCATTCTTTTATATGCATAGGGCTAAATATTTTTCTCACTCTATGGTCACAAGTTTTTCAAAAGAACGTACAAATACATAAACTCATTAAACATATGGTTGGTTTCTTACAATGTCTCAGACACTTGCTGCTAAAATTTGCTGAGTACCCAAAATAGCACAAATTTCAGTAACTTGTCTgaataaatcatttttaaaaagttgcATAAGTGTCTGAATATTAAAATAACTCATACAATAAAATCACTCTCCTACATAAAGTAACTTTAGGACATATCTGCAAGATGGTCCTTAAGTACCCATACCTGTATTGAGTGTTATAGCCAGTGAGCATCACGACTTCTTTCATTGCACTTTAGTCTGTTATTTAGTCTGGAGCAAAATTGGAAAATTAAATTCTAAAAAGGTCATTTCACCTTTAAATTGCCTAAATAGGACAGTAAATACGCAATGTAAGAATAACACCAAAAGTAGACAGTAATTTCCAAAGTGCATAAATCCTTAGATTCTGAGCCTTGCGTGGAAACCTCTTCCTGAGGCCGACAGTTCTGCCATGAGTTAACTCCATGGGTTCTCTTAATATTGGATGTAGTGGCAtttggggacacagtcccttaagcCCTTCGGAGCTCTGAATCCTAGCTCAGAACCTAAATCTGGTTCATTAAAATATCCTGTGGGATTTCTGATGGCATGTGTCCTCTCTGGAGTGTGGAAATGCTCTGGTGGTTGATATTTTCCTTTCTTATTTTAGTGATTCGTTTCCTATTCCCAGAAAAAGCTTTTTCATCGGTCCCAGTCTGGTGTACCTTCAAGAAGTCTATTTCATCAATGATAAACTTTGACAtaaatcataatcaatcaatcaatcaatcaatcgtatttattgggcgcttactatgtgcagagcactgtactaagcgcttaggaagtacaaattggcaacacatagagacagtccctacccaacagtgggctcacagcctaaaatggggagacagagaacaaaaccaaacataccaacaaaataaaataaataggatagaaatttacaagtaaaataaataaataaataaatagagtaataaatatgtacaaccatatatacatatatacaggtgctgtggggaagggaaggaggtaagatggggggatggagagggggacgagggggagaggaaggaaggggctcagtctgggaaggcctcctggaggaggtgagctctcagcagggccttgaagggaggaagagagctatcttggcggaggggcagagggacatgGAGAGCCCATAAACatggacatgggacagggacatggaGAGCCCACATCATAACATGGAGAGCCAAATAAAAAATGGATTTTATctcaagtggggatgaaataataataataataacaataataataataagaagaagaataatagtatctgttaagcgcttactacatgcaaagcactgttctaagtgctgggaaggttacaaggtgagcaggttgtcccatggggggctcacagtcttaatccccattttacagatgaggtaactgaggcacagagaagtgaagtgaaccaaagtcacacaactgacagttggccgagccaggatttgaacccctgacctctgactccaaagcccaggctctttccactgagccacgctgctcctcaaggtTCACGGAAATTGAACTGAAATTGAAACTGAAATTGAACTGAATCGCTCAAATTAACTGAAAGTTCAAGTCAGTTCTGTAAGCAACCTTGACTGTACtacatccatcaatccatggcatttactgagctcttgggagagtagaatatgacagaattggtagatatggtccctgccctcaagaagcttacaatatagtggtagagacagacattaaaataaattatagaaaggggaagaagcagagtataagaatatggccatgagtgctgcggggctgaagatAGGGTgtatatcaaaatgcttaaggtgtacagacccaagtgcgtcGCCAGTGCAGACGTTTGGGTGaccagggtggggaaatgaggggttagtcaggaggagataagattataggagggctttgaaggtggggagagtggtgatctgtcaaatATCAAGAGGAAGGAAGTCCCAAgccagtgggaggagaagggcaaggcgtcggtggtgagagagacgagatcagGAACATTAAGTAGGTTGACATTTGAGGAGAGAAGTGCCCAagttgggttgtattaggaattGAGTTAGGTTAGATAGGGAGGGgtcgagctgactgagtgccttatgACCCGTGATAAGGATCTTCTGTTTAAGGAGGAAACAAATGGGCGACgactggaagtttttgaagagtgcgaagagcacgaggctgggagccagaacgCACAGGAattagtcccagctcagccactagcCTGtcgggtggccttgggaaagtcacaatctctctacgcctcagtttcttcatctctaaaatgttgataataataatagtagctacCTCTCCCTACCTCGGAGGTCTTTCATAGACAAAATGAGATGCTTGATGTGaaggcactttggaaaaatgaaagaactATGCAAATACAAGATGATATTCTTTAAATCATTATTACGATAAAATGATCAGCCTGTcctgcccgttgtgggcagggattgtcttgctttattgctggattgtactttctaagttcttagtacagtgctctgcacatggtaaacactcagtagatacgattgaatgaatgaatgaatgacctctgtctGATCCATCTGGCCCTGTGTTTCAGGAGATCTGGATGTGGTCCAAACCTGCCTGAACCACCCTGACTCATCCCTGGAAGTTTGCCATGGTAACTTTGTGGGAAGTCGCACATGCCCTtgtgatgcaataataataataatgattatggtatttgttaagtgattactatggccaggcactgtactaagtgctggggtggaatacaaacgaaattgggttggacattgtccctgtcccacatggggctcatagtctccatccccattttacagttgaggtaactgagacccagagaagggaagtgacttgcccaaagacacacagcagaaaagtgacacccaggtctgtgctctagccattatgccaggCTGCTCCACTGTCCCAGGTTGGGTCAGGAAGTGGGTTTCTGGAACTTTGAGGATCAccttacccactcctacctcacctcccttctctccttctacagctcagcccgcacactccacacctctggtgccgctaagctcctcactgggcctcgttctcgcctgtcccaccttcgacccctggcccacctcctacttctggcctggaatgccctccctcctcaaatcagccaaacagtcactctcccctgctcttcaaagccctactgaaagctcactttctctagcaggacttcccagactcagccccgcttttcctttgctcctttcattcattcattcaatcatatttattgagagcttacggtgtgcagagcactgctctaagtgcttgggactccttctcccctccccatctccccaactccctccctctgcccaacctccttccctgccccacagcacttgtgtatatatgtacatatttattattctattttattaatgatgtgcatatatctataattctgtttctattgatgcctgtttacttcttttgatgtctgtctacccccttctagactgtgagcccattgttgggtagggagtatctctactttttgctgaattgtacttgcgaagcgcttagtacagtgctctgcactcagtaagtgctcaataaatacaattgaatgaattaataaattttgCTGTCTCCTGCTCCACTCTTACTCCTATTCCTGCTCCCCTTGTGCCTTCTACTTCACTCTCCCAGGGGTGGGGACAGTGTGAAAGCAGTTGGTGGGACCAGAAGGAAGGGAAGCTTGCCAAATCCACGCCCGGAACagactcctttcctcccttctgtccctgGTCTGACCATGCCCCTTCTTTCTATGAATGTGCTCCCTCATTAGACTCTAAGCACCCTGAGGGTAAGGATCCTGTCTTCAAACTCCTCTGTTCTATTCCACATGCTTAATATAGCACTCTACACCCAGCAGGCTCTCAATACTATtacttgattgattattactgccCTTACTCCCTGATTGtggccctttctttccctcttcaaccATATCCTTGACATAATTTTTTAAATAAGTTTTGGTTCCCTTTTGAGGGTGCCAAAAGAAATCAGAGTTTGAGCGTTATGTCTTAAAAGAGCAAATTTAGCTGCTCTAGGTCCCTTAAAATTTACCTATGTGGCCTCTTTCCTGTCAAGCTACGGCATATTAGTCCAGCCCGCTTGGAAGTGTGTAACTACACTCAGAGTTCTGGGGTTTGGGGTTATCTGGATCCCCCCTCA
This genomic stretch from Tachyglossus aculeatus isolate mTacAcu1 chromosome 22, mTacAcu1.pri, whole genome shotgun sequence harbors:
- the LOC119943877 gene encoding olfactory receptor 1052-like gives rise to the protein MAVGNHTTVTEFILVGLTDRPELQVPLFMLFLAIYFVTLVGNIGMIILIQVDSRLQTTMYFFLSNLSFLDLCYATVFAPKMLVNYLSETKTISFAGCIAQCFLFIMYVSSESILLAVMAFDRYMAICNPLLYNIIVTKKLSVNLVVGSYLGGIINSLSHTGSLLRLPFCGPSVVNHYFCDVPPLLKLSCADTRINEILLFTLSGILAIITFLFIIISYVFIVATILRVPSTEGRQKAFSTCASHLTAVTLFYSSASFSYVQPTSLHSLDQEKVVAVFYTLVISMLNPLIYSLRNKDVKEALKKVMT